In Phacochoerus africanus isolate WHEZ1 chromosome 1, ROS_Pafr_v1, whole genome shotgun sequence, the following are encoded in one genomic region:
- the ACAA1 gene encoding 3-ketoacyl-CoA thiolase, peroxisomal isoform X1, whose amino-acid sequence MWRLQVVLGHLKAQPTSGLAPAPQAAPCSSSHPLASAEDIVVVHGRRTAIGRSGRGGFKDTTPDELLSAVMTAVLQDVKLSPAQLGDICVGNVLQPGAGAVMARIAQFLSDIPETVPLSTVNRQCSSGLQAVANIAGGIRNGSYDIGMACGVESMTLGDRGNPGNISSRLVEKEKARDCLIPMGITSENVAKRFGISREKQDTFALASQQKAARAQSKGCFQAEIVPVTTTVYDDKGNEKSITVAQDEGIRPNTTMEGLAKLKPAFKQGGSTTAGNSSQVSDGAAALLLARRSKAKELGLPILGILRSYAVVGVPPDIMGIGPAYAIPVALEKAGLTVDDIDIFEINEAFASQALYCVEKLKLPPEKVNPLGGAVALGHPLGCTGARQVITLLNELKRRGKRAYGVVSMCIGTGMGAAAVFEYPGN is encoded by the exons ATGTGGAGGCTGCAGGTTGTGCTGGGTCACCTGAAGGCTCAGCCCACTTCGGGTTTGGCGCCGGCGCCGCAGGCCGCACCTTGTAGCAGCAGCCATCCGCTGGCGTCGGCCGAAGACATAGTGGTGGTGCACGGACGGCGCACAGCCATTGGCCGATCCGGCCGCGGCGGCTTCAAG GACACCACCCCTGACGAGCTTCTCTCTGCAGTCATGACCGCGGTTCTCCAGGATGTCAAGCTGAGCCCAGCCCAGCTAGGGGATATCTGCGTGG GAAATGTGCTTCAGCCCGGGGCTGGAGCAGTCATGGCCCGAATCGCCCAGTTTCTGAG TGACATCCCAGAGACTGTGCCTTTGTCCACTGTCAATAGACAGTGTTCGTCGGGGCTCCAGGCGGTGGCCAACATAGCTG GTGGCATCAGAAATGGGTCTTATGACATTGGCATGGCTTGTGG GGTGGAGTCCATGACCCTGGGGGACAGAGGGAACCCTGGAAATATTTCTTCACGCCTGGTGGAGAAGGAGAAGGCCAGAGACTGCCTGATACCCATGGG GATAACCTCAGAGAACGTAGCTAAGCGGTTTGGCATTTCAAGGGAGAAGCAGGATACCTTTGCACTGGCTTCCCAGCAAAA GGCAGCCAGAGCCCAGAGCAAGGGCTGTTTCCAGGCTGAGATTGTGCCTGTGACCACCACGGTCTACGATGACAAGGGCAATGAGAAGAGCATTACCGTGGCCCAGGATGAGGGCATCCGCCCCAACACCACCATGGAGGGCCTGGCCAAACTGAAGCCTGCCTTCAAGCAGGGGGGCTCTACCACGGCTG GAAACTCTAGCCAGGTGAGTGATGGGGCTGCTGCCCTCCTGCTGGCCCGGAGGTCCAAGGCAAAAGAGTTGGGCCTTCCCATCCTTGGGATCCTGAGGTCCTATGCAGTGGTCGGGGTCCCGCCGGACATCATGGGGATTGGACCTGCCTATGCCATCCCTGTGGCTTTGGAAAAAGCAG GGCTGACAGTTGATGACATAGACATCTTTGAGATCAATGAGGCCTTTGCAAGTCAG GCCCTCTACTGTGTGGAGAAGCTGAAACTACCCCCTGAGAAGGTGAACCCTCTAGGGGGGGCAGTGGCCTTGGGCCATCCGCTGGGCTGCACTGGGGCTCGGCAGGTCATCACGCTGCTCAATGAGCTGAAGCGCCGTGGGAAGAG GGCATACGGGGTGGTGTCCATGTGTATCGGGACCGGCATGGGTGCTGCTGCGGTCTTCGAATACCCTGGAAACTGA
- the ACAA1 gene encoding 3-ketoacyl-CoA thiolase, peroxisomal isoform X2, producing MTAVLQDVKLSPAQLGDICVGNVLQPGAGAVMARIAQFLSDIPETVPLSTVNRQCSSGLQAVANIAGGIRNGSYDIGMACGVESMTLGDRGNPGNISSRLVEKEKARDCLIPMGITSENVAKRFGISREKQDTFALASQQKAARAQSKGCFQAEIVPVTTTVYDDKGNEKSITVAQDEGIRPNTTMEGLAKLKPAFKQGGSTTAGNSSQVSDGAAALLLARRSKAKELGLPILGILRSYAVVGVPPDIMGIGPAYAIPVALEKAGLTVDDIDIFEINEAFASQALYCVEKLKLPPEKVNPLGGAVALGHPLGCTGARQVITLLNELKRRGKRAYGVVSMCIGTGMGAAAVFEYPGN from the exons ATGACCGCGGTTCTCCAGGATGTCAAGCTGAGCCCAGCCCAGCTAGGGGATATCTGCGTGG GAAATGTGCTTCAGCCCGGGGCTGGAGCAGTCATGGCCCGAATCGCCCAGTTTCTGAG TGACATCCCAGAGACTGTGCCTTTGTCCACTGTCAATAGACAGTGTTCGTCGGGGCTCCAGGCGGTGGCCAACATAGCTG GTGGCATCAGAAATGGGTCTTATGACATTGGCATGGCTTGTGG GGTGGAGTCCATGACCCTGGGGGACAGAGGGAACCCTGGAAATATTTCTTCACGCCTGGTGGAGAAGGAGAAGGCCAGAGACTGCCTGATACCCATGGG GATAACCTCAGAGAACGTAGCTAAGCGGTTTGGCATTTCAAGGGAGAAGCAGGATACCTTTGCACTGGCTTCCCAGCAAAA GGCAGCCAGAGCCCAGAGCAAGGGCTGTTTCCAGGCTGAGATTGTGCCTGTGACCACCACGGTCTACGATGACAAGGGCAATGAGAAGAGCATTACCGTGGCCCAGGATGAGGGCATCCGCCCCAACACCACCATGGAGGGCCTGGCCAAACTGAAGCCTGCCTTCAAGCAGGGGGGCTCTACCACGGCTG GAAACTCTAGCCAGGTGAGTGATGGGGCTGCTGCCCTCCTGCTGGCCCGGAGGTCCAAGGCAAAAGAGTTGGGCCTTCCCATCCTTGGGATCCTGAGGTCCTATGCAGTGGTCGGGGTCCCGCCGGACATCATGGGGATTGGACCTGCCTATGCCATCCCTGTGGCTTTGGAAAAAGCAG GGCTGACAGTTGATGACATAGACATCTTTGAGATCAATGAGGCCTTTGCAAGTCAG GCCCTCTACTGTGTGGAGAAGCTGAAACTACCCCCTGAGAAGGTGAACCCTCTAGGGGGGGCAGTGGCCTTGGGCCATCCGCTGGGCTGCACTGGGGCTCGGCAGGTCATCACGCTGCTCAATGAGCTGAAGCGCCGTGGGAAGAG GGCATACGGGGTGGTGTCCATGTGTATCGGGACCGGCATGGGTGCTGCTGCGGTCTTCGAATACCCTGGAAACTGA
- the MYD88 gene encoding myeloid differentiation primary response protein MyD88 isoform X2 → MGRRKHRPTRRLDSAEAPQRPAMAEGGSGAESAPPTPSMSSLPLAALNVRVRHRLSLFLNVRTQVAADWTGLAEEMNFEYLEIRRLETHPDPTRSLLDDWQGRPGASVGRLLELLAKLGRDDVLVELGPSIEEDCRKYILKQQQEAAEKPLQVDSVDSSIPWMSGITIRDDPLGQMPEHFDAFICYCPSDIQFVQEMIRQLEQTNYRLKLCVSDRDVLPGTCVWSIASELIEKRLARNVTSRLSLHSASLQVPIRSD, encoded by the exons ATGGGAAGGAGGAAGCACAGGCCCACAAGGCGACTCGACAGCGCGGAGGCTCCCCAGCGGCCCGCCATGGCTGAAGGAGGCTCCGGAGCGGAGtccgcgccccccaccccctccatgtCCTCCCTGCCTCTGGCAGCGCTCAATGTGCGAGTGCGGCACCGCCTGTCGCTCTTCCTAAACGTGCGGACGCAGGTGGCTGCCGACTGGACTGGGCTGGCGGAGGAGATGAACTTCGAGTACCTGGAGATCCGGCGGCTGGAGACGCATCCCGACCCCACGCGCAGCCTGCTGGACGACTGGCAAGGACGCCCTGGCGCCTCGGTGGGCCGCCTGCTCGAGCTGCTTGCCAAGCTGGGCCGCGACGACGTGCTGGTGGAACTGGGGCCCAGCATTG AAGAGGACTGCCGAAAGTATATTctgaagcagcagcaggaggcagcTGAGAAGCCTTTACAGGTGGACTCTGTAGACAGCAGCATCCCTTGGATGTCAGGCATCACCATTCGAGATGACCCCCTGG GGCAAATGCCTGAGCATTTTGATGCCTTCATCTGCTACTGCCCCAGCGATATCCAGTTTGTGCAGGAGATGATCCGGCAGCTGGAACAGACCAACTATCGGCTGAAGTTATGTGTGTCTGACCGAGATGTCCTGCCTGGCACCTGCGTCTGGTCCATTGCTAGTGAACTCATTGAAAAGAGGTTGGCTAG GAATGTGACTTCCAGACTAAGTTTGCACTCAGCCTCTCTCCAG gtgcCCATCAGAAGCGACTGA
- the MYD88 gene encoding myeloid differentiation primary response protein MyD88 isoform X1 — protein sequence MGRRKHRPTRRLDSAEAPQRPAMAEGGSGAESAPPTPSMSSLPLAALNVRVRHRLSLFLNVRTQVAADWTGLAEEMNFEYLEIRRLETHPDPTRSLLDDWQGRPGASVGRLLELLAKLGRDDVLVELGPSIEEDCRKYILKQQQEAAEKPLQVDSVDSSIPWMSGITIRDDPLGQMPEHFDAFICYCPSDIQFVQEMIRQLEQTNYRLKLCVSDRDVLPGTCVWSIASELIEKRCRRMVVVVSDDYLQSKECDFQTKFALSLSPGAHQKRLIPVKYKSMKKEFPSILRFITVCDYTNPCTKSWFWTRLARALSLP from the exons ATGGGAAGGAGGAAGCACAGGCCCACAAGGCGACTCGACAGCGCGGAGGCTCCCCAGCGGCCCGCCATGGCTGAAGGAGGCTCCGGAGCGGAGtccgcgccccccaccccctccatgtCCTCCCTGCCTCTGGCAGCGCTCAATGTGCGAGTGCGGCACCGCCTGTCGCTCTTCCTAAACGTGCGGACGCAGGTGGCTGCCGACTGGACTGGGCTGGCGGAGGAGATGAACTTCGAGTACCTGGAGATCCGGCGGCTGGAGACGCATCCCGACCCCACGCGCAGCCTGCTGGACGACTGGCAAGGACGCCCTGGCGCCTCGGTGGGCCGCCTGCTCGAGCTGCTTGCCAAGCTGGGCCGCGACGACGTGCTGGTGGAACTGGGGCCCAGCATTG AAGAGGACTGCCGAAAGTATATTctgaagcagcagcaggaggcagcTGAGAAGCCTTTACAGGTGGACTCTGTAGACAGCAGCATCCCTTGGATGTCAGGCATCACCATTCGAGATGACCCCCTGG GGCAAATGCCTGAGCATTTTGATGCCTTCATCTGCTACTGCCCCAGCGATATCCAGTTTGTGCAGGAGATGATCCGGCAGCTGGAACAGACCAACTATCGGCTGAAGTTATGTGTGTCTGACCGAGATGTCCTGCCTGGCACCTGCGTCTGGTCCATTGCTAGTGAACTCATTGAAAAGAG GTGCCGTCGGATGGTAGTGGTTGTCTCTGATGATTACCTGCAAAGCAAGGAATGTGACTTCCAGACTAAGTTTGCACTCAGCCTCTCTCCAG gtgcCCATCAGAAGCGACTGATCCCTGTTAAGTACAAGTCAATGAAGAAAGAGTTCCCCAGCATCCTGCGGTTCATCactgtctgtgactacaccaacCCCTGCACCAAGTCCTGGTTCTGGACTCGCCTTGCCAGGGCCCTATCCCTGCCCTGA